GGCATCGTTGGGTTGGCGATCACGACTGGGTGTCCGGCTCGGGCCCGTTGCATAGCGGCCTGTTCGGCCCGGAGCTTCGAGAGGCAGTACGGGCCCACAGCGTCGGCCTCGGTGATCTCAACGTCCTCGCCGATCGGGCCGGTCGCTCGTGCTCGGGTCAGGATACTCTCGGTGCTGCAATGCAAGACCCGCTCGGCTCCGGCCGCCAGGCTAGCGTCGAGGACGTGAACAGTCCCGCGATGGTTGACCTCATCAAAGTCCCGTCGATCCCGAACCCAGAGGTTCGGGTTGGCCGCGAGATGGTAGACCCATCGCCCGCCGACGACCGCTCGATCGACGGCCGATCGGTCCCGGATGTCGGCGAACACCACCTCGACGTCACCGGGCAGATGCCCCACCTCCGCCCCCGGCCGCTCGACCACCCGAACACGGCGGCCATCGGCCACAAGTCGATCGACCAGGTGACTGCCGATAAACCCCGCGCCGCCGGTCACAATCGTCAGGTCGTCCATGCGTGTCTTGATTCCTCAAGGGGTCCCGGACGGATGGAGGGGAACCTGACTCGTCGCGGGGGAAGGAAAGCGTCGGGCCAGGAGCGCCTCGATTGCGTCGCTGGCGACGGCAGCCCCATTCTCCTGACGGACACGGCGGCCAATCTCGGCCGCACGATCGGCAGGCCCTGGCTCGTCGAGCAACTGCCGGAGCGCCCTGGCAACCCGATCCGCGCTGTATCGATCCTTCGGGATCATCCGGGCGATCCCGAGTCGTTGGACCCGCGCCGCATTGTCCTGCTGATCGAAGCCGAAAGGGACGACCACCATCGGCCGTCCCGCCCGCATGGCCTGGGCGGTCGTGCCGACTCCTCCCTGGTGGACGATCGCCGAGGCTCTGGGAAAGAGGCTTGAATACGGAGCGTAACCGAAGGCGGCCACCCCTTCGGGTAACGGTTTGGGCAGGGCGTTGACCCCTTCCGGGCCAATCAGAAGGATCGCCCGAGCCTTGAGCCGGCGGATCGCCTCCAGGCTCTCCGCGTAGAACGATCCCGGAGACCAGACGGCCGCCGAACCGAGCGTGAAGACCACCGGAGGAGGCCCGGCCTCAAGGAATCGCTCGACCTCCTCCGGGGGCGCCTCGTGGGCGCCGTTCCGATCGAAGTCGCAGAAGCCGGTGACCACTGTTTGCGGCGGCCAATCGGCCTGAGGACGGGCAAGGTGTTCGGAGAACAAGGCCAGGACGAGGTCGGGGGAGTGCTGCCCCTCGAAGATCGGGTTCTCCCGGGTCGGCGGCAAACCCAGTTCGGCCCGCAAGGCGTGCCAGGGTTTCGCCCAGGGAATCGTCTGCCGCCGGCCAAGTTGGAACAAGGCCCGGTGGAACCGGGGGCCGAGCCATCGGAACCGCTCCAGCCACGACATGATCGGCAGGACCGGCGGATCGAGGCTCGACAGGAACGAAAGCGGCGCCAGGACCGACGAGGCCCAGGGAATCCCGTCCAGCTCCGAGATGAGTCGGACCGAGAAGGTCAAGGGGTGGGCCACCATCAGATCGGCCCCCTCGGCCGCGCGACGGGTGTCGTCGAAGCTCTCGCGGAGGACAGGCATCATCAGCTCGGACAGGACGATTCTTGCCCCTTCCCTGGTGTCGAACAGACGGGCCAGAAACGCCCTTCGTTCGTCCAAATCTTCGACAGCATCGGGACGAACCGGAGCGAAGTCCAGACCTTCGGCCTCCACCTTCTCCCGCCAGTACTCGCTCGTCGCAATGACGGGAGAATGCCCGCGCCGCTTCAGCTCGAGGCCGATGGCGAGGTACGGGTGCAGGTCCCCAAGCGAGCCGAAGGTCACCAGAGCAATCCGCTTCCCGACGGGTCGAAACGCAGGGGGACGGTGGGAGGATTCTGGCGGAATCGCTGGTTCGGTGTCGGCGTTCATGGCGATGACCGGTTCTCGGGGGGAGTGTTCGGCAACACAACGACGCGGTAAAGAAGGTGGTTCGGCCCCATCGGAACAGGGGGGGTCAACACCCGACTCGACACGAGGTCTTCAAAGAGGGTTCGAGTCACGACCGGAGAGAAGCTGTAACCCCCGGGCTTGCGGTGCCGCTCGATCTCGGACCAATCGACATACACATGGCTGATCCCCTGTCGGCGCAGTTCATCGGCGATCTCGGCAGGGGATCGTCCGGCGATGATCTCAGCCAGACGTTCCCGGTTAAAGACGGTGTTGTAGAGGATCGGATGGTCGATCGAGAAGACCCCGGCCTGGCCGATCACCAGGGTCGTCGAGCCGTCGGGCAGGGCGGCGTCGAGCCGGGCGAGCGCGGGCGTGGCCGTTTCCATCGCCTCTCGTCGCAGGCGGTTGAGGTCGGCCGTCCACGCCGTCGGCCCGCAAAGCGGGGTGGTCAGAAAGACCAGGTTCGTTGCCGTGACCAGACCGAGCAGGACCGCCAGCCAGGTCGGCCAGGGCCTCGACCGGGTCCAGTCGGCTCCGATCCCCGCCAGCACCGCCGCCGCCGGCAATAGCGGGAGCCAGAAGCGGTCGAGCCGGTGGGTTAAGAGAAACCAGGTGGCGAACAGGTACAGGACATATGCCGAGAGCGGGAGAACCAGTCCCCGAGCGCTTCGCCTCAGCAGGGCTAGCGGAACGAGCAGGGCATAGAAGGGCGCGTGCCAGTCGGACCGGCCGATCACATCAAGGGTTGAGGACATGATCGCCGCGGTGGTGATCGGTCGGGGACCGTGGGCGTTCTGCCAGCGGGCGTCGAGGTCCGCGTCCCATTCCGAACCGCCGAAGACTCCGTAAGCGAGCGGGTAGACCGGGTTCCCGGTATCGATCACGTTCCTCGCCAGCCAGGGACCGACCGCGACCATCACCCCCAGCCCGAACGCCACCGGCAATCGCCACGACCGCCGTCGCCAGGCATCCGCCAGCGCCACCAGTCCGAAGGGAACGACCGCTGAGACCAGCCCGGGATACTTGCAGGCCATCGCCCCACCGGCCAGCAGGCCGACGAACAGCCAGGAGGCGACCGATCGCCTCGGCTCCTCGCGCGGGATCGTCCAGGCCATCGCCGCCATGAACACTAGGGCCGCATGGTAGGAGCAAAGCGGCCCCTCGACGAACGGGAAGGTCGCCAGGCGGAAGACCCAGGGGGTCGTCAGGTAGACCAAGGCAGCAACCCAGGCCGATCGGCCCGAGGCCCACCGCCAGGCCGTCGCGGCGATCAGGGCCGCCGTCATCGGGGCAAAGGCGGCGATCAGGAGCTGACCGACCAGTGCCCCGGTCCACCAGTCATCCAGCACGAGCATGCCGAGCAGGTGGAGCATCTCGACAGCCGAGGGCATGCTCGTATAAACATTGTGGGAGAGGAAGGCGATCCGGCCGGTCTGATACGCTTCCTTCGGCCCCTGGAGGTGGTACTCCAGGGCGTCGTACTCGATCGTCGGCTGCATGGCCCCGAGCGCCATCAGGGTCAGGACCGGGGCGAGGATCAGGGCCAGGGCGATCGGTCCGAGGGGGAAGGGACGGCTCGGGGGTCGTGATCGGTTCGGGGGTCTGCGGAGCAGGTCGCGGCCCCAGAGGACCAGCCCAACCAGCAGCAGTCCCCCGAGCCCCGCTCGAACCGGCCAGGGTTCCAGCCCGCCGGCCCGGCCGAGGCCGAGCGTCAACGCCGACAACAGGGTCGCCCCCGAGACGAAGGCCAGGGGCCATCGGGCCAGGGAGGGAAGACCTCGGACGAGCCCCAGCAGGCGAAGCACCCCATCGCCGAGCGACACGGCCGCCCCGGCGATCAAAAGGGCCGCCAGGACGATCGGCAGGCGCTGGCCGAGGTGCTCGGGATCGGAGAGGTTGGCCGC
The window above is part of the Tautonia marina genome. Proteins encoded here:
- a CDS encoding glycosyltransferase, whose amino-acid sequence is MNADTEPAIPPESSHRPPAFRPVGKRIALVTFGSLGDLHPYLAIGLELKRRGHSPVIATSEYWREKVEAEGLDFAPVRPDAVEDLDERRAFLARLFDTREGARIVLSELMMPVLRESFDDTRRAAEGADLMVAHPLTFSVRLISELDGIPWASSVLAPLSFLSSLDPPVLPIMSWLERFRWLGPRFHRALFQLGRRQTIPWAKPWHALRAELGLPPTRENPIFEGQHSPDLVLALFSEHLARPQADWPPQTVVTGFCDFDRNGAHEAPPEEVERFLEAGPPPVVFTLGSAAVWSPGSFYAESLEAIRRLKARAILLIGPEGVNALPKPLPEGVAAFGYAPYSSLFPRASAIVHQGGVGTTAQAMRAGRPMVVVPFGFDQQDNAARVQRLGIARMIPKDRYSADRVARALRQLLDEPGPADRAAEIGRRVRQENGAAVASDAIEALLARRFPSPATSQVPLHPSGTP